One stretch of Miscanthus floridulus cultivar M001 chromosome 18, ASM1932011v1, whole genome shotgun sequence DNA includes these proteins:
- the LOC136522192 gene encoding uncharacterized protein produces the protein MQRNSSFGTSWADQWDYGGDPSPRARRDHAHGGKAGGGGVGEKTKAAAATGIRKVKEGTAQGFQWIKDKCQRKNGGGGGKKQQGSELPGY, from the coding sequence ATGCAGCGGAACAGCTCGTTCGGGACGTCGTGGGCGGACCAGTGGGACTACGGCGGCGACCCGAGCCCGAGGGCGCGGCGTGACCACGCCCACGGGGGcaaggccggcggcggcggcgtgggggagAAGACCAAGGCGGCCGCGGCCACCGGGATCAGGAAGGTGAAGGAGGGCACGGCGCAGGGGTTCCAGTGGATCAAGGACAAGTGCCAGCggaagaacggcggcggcggcggcaagaagCAGCAGGGCTCGGAGCTTCCGGGGTACTAA